In Bradyrhizobium sp. 200, the sequence CCTTGCCGGCATGCTGCACCAGCACGCGCAAGAGATCATATTCCTTCGGCGAGAGTTTTACCTCGCGCTCGCCGACCTTGACGATGCGGCGCACCAGATCGACCGAGAGATCGCCGGCGCGAAACACCGGCCGCTCGCCCTGCACCTGCAACTGGTGCCGCAAGGCCGCGCGCATCCGTGCCAGCAGTTCATCCATGCCGAACGGCTTTGTCAGGTAATCATCGGCGCCGAGGTCGAGCGCCTGCACCTTGCCGGCCTCGTCGCCGCGGCTCGACAGCACCACAATCGGCACGCTTTCATTGCGGCCGCGGATCATGCGCAACAGGTCATGGCCCTGGATGTCGGGCAGACCCAGATCGAGGATGATCAGCGCCGGGCCCTCGGCGAGCTTCTCCAGCGCGATCTTGCCGTTGGAGGCCTCGAGGATGTCATAGCCCTGCGTGCTCAGCCCCATCCGCAACAGCTTGCGGATCGGCGGTTCGTCGTCGATGACCAGGACCTTGATGGCGGGAGCATTCATGCGGCGGTATCCAGCGCGCTGTCGGTGGCCGGGACCGGCAGCCGAATTGATATCACCGCTCCGCTGCGGTCGCTGCGATTGGCGGCCGAGATCGTGCCATGCATGGCCTCGACGAAGCCGCGGGAAATCGCAAGCCCAAGACCGGTGCCGGGGCGAACGTGGTCGCCCTTTTGCGCTCGATAGAACTTGTCGAACACACTTTCAAGTTCCGCCTGCGGGATGCCGTTGCCCTCGTCCAGGATATGCAGCGAGACCGTTCCCTGATCGCGCGCTCCCCGGATCGAAATCGTGGTGCCGGGCGGCGCATATTTGGCGGCGTTGTCGAGCAGGTTGAACAGCACCTGTTCGAACAGCACGGCATCGAGATCCAGCATCGGCAGATTGGGGCCAAGCTCCAGCGACACTTTGTGATGCACGAGGATCTTGCCGGCGCGCCGCAGCGCGCTGCCGACGATCTCGCCGACATCGTGCCGCGCGGTGTTAGGAACGATGGCGCCGGATTCGAGCTTGGTCATGTCAAGCAGGTTGGCAATGAAGCGGTTGAGCCGCTCGGATTCGTCGATCATGGTGGCGAGCAGATCGTTCTTCTGGGCGTCGTTGAGGCCGGCGCCGAAATCGCGCAGGGTGCTGGCGGCACCGAGCACCGAGGCCAGCGGCGTCTTCAGATCGTGCGAGATCGAAGTCAACAGCGCGCCGCGCAGCCGGTCGGATTCCACCGTGCGCTTGACCCGGTCCATGTCCTCGACCAGAAGCACCCGCTCGATCGCGAGCGCCCCCTGATCGACCAGAGCATCCAGGAGGCGGCGCTGATCCGGCGTCAACAGCGGACCCGTCCGGTCGTCGTCGATGCCGATCACGCCGATCGCGCCGCGCCCGGTTCGCATCGGCAGGAACAGCCGCTTTGCCCCCGGCAGCGTGTCCGAGCCGCGTCCGGCCGGACGATCGTTGCTCCAGGCCCAGTTGGCGGCGGCGAGATCGGCCTGGTCGAGTTCGTCCTCCGGCGGATAGCCGGACTTCACCGTCAGCACGCCTTCTTCCGGCAACAGCAGCACCACGCGCACTTTCAGCATCAGCGCGGTCTGATAGGCGGTCGCCCACAGCACGTCGTCCAGCGTCGCGGTACCGGCCAGCTTGCGGCTGAAGGCGTAGAGCGATTCGGTCGTGCGCACCCGGCCGATCGCGGTATCGGCTTGCGAGCGCACCCGCGCCGCGACGTTGGAGACCAGAATCGCGATCAGCATGAAGAAGAAGAACGCCGCGACATTGGTCGGATCGGTGATGGTGAACGTATGGACCGGCGGGAGAAAGAAAAAGTTGTAGCAGAGCGACGCCGCGACGCTTGCGAACAATGAAGGCCACAGGCCGAAGCGCACGGCGACGCCGACCACGGCGGTGAGAAACACCAGATCGACGTTTTCGATGCCACCGAACAAGGGTCGGATCAGCACGGCCGCGGCGAGGCCGATCGCGACGAACAGCAGCGCCATCATGTAGGGCCGTGAGTTGAACGGCTCCTGCCGCGCCGCGGTCTGCACTTCCGGCTTCGCCACGCCCTCTTCGTCGCCGGCGATGACATGGACGCTGATATTGCCGGCGCGCCGCACCAGATCGTGCACGACGGAACCGCGTGTCAGCTCGAACAACCACGAGCGCGTCGACTTGCCGATGATGATCTGCGTTACGTTGTTGGCGTGCGCGAAATGGATGACATCGTCGGCGATGCGGCGGCCGACACCCGGAATAGTCAGCGCCTCGCCGCCGAGCGCTTCGGCGAGCCGCATGGTGTCGGCCAGCCTATCGCGCTGCTCGTCGCTCAGTTGCAGGCTGCGCCGCGTCTCGATGCTGATCGCGGTCCACTGCGCATGCAGCCGGTCGGCCAGCCGCCTGGTGTAGCGTACGAGGCCGGCCGCCCGCGGATCTTCGCTGACGCAAACCAGAATGCGCTCACCCGCAGCCCACGGACCGTCGATGGCGTTGGCCTGCATATGGGTGAGCAACTGCTCGTCGACCCGCTCGGCGGTGCGCCGCAGCGCCAGCTCTCGCAGCGCGGTCAGGTTTCCCGGCGAGAAATAATGCTCCAGCGCGCGCTCGGCCTGCTTGGGGACATAGACCTTGCCCTCCTTCAGCCGCTGGATCAGGTCGTCGGGCGTGAGGTCGATCAGCTCGATGGCGTCGGCGCGATCGAACACCTTGTCCGGCACTGTCTCACGCACGCGCACATGCGTGATCTGCGCGACCACGTCGTTGAGACTTTCGATGTGCTGGATGTTGACCGCCGTATAGACGTCGATGCCGTGGGACAGCAGTTCCTCGACATCGAGATAGCGCTTGGGATGGCGGCTGCCCGGGGCGTTGGTATGGGCGAGTTCGTCGACCAGCGCGATTTGCGGCCGCCGCGCGATCAACGCATCGAGATCCATCTCCTCGAGCGTCTGGTCCTTGTAGCTGATCCGCTTGCGCGGCAGCACCTCCAGCCCCTGCAGCAGGGCCTCCGTCTCCGCCCGTCCGTGGGTCTCGACGACACCGACAACGACATCGGCACCCGCCTTTCTCCTGGCGTGGGCGCTTTGCAGCATCTCATAGGTCTTGCCGACGCCGGGGGCGGCGCCGACGAAGATCTTCAGCCGACCGGTGTTGTCGCTTTCCCGCCGGGCGGCCTCCAGCAACGCATCCGGCGAAGGCCGCTGTTCATGGTCGCGATTTGCCATAAGCCATTATAGTCGCCGCTGTCGAATGAGCCTAGCCACCGTTATTTGGATGCCGCGTCCAGCGCCAAATTGAGCGCCAGAACATTGACGCGCGGCTCGCCGAGAATCCCGGCGAAGCGGCCCTTGGTATTCTCGGTAACGAGCTGGCGGACGCGATCCTCGGGCAAATTGCGGGCCTTGGCCACGCGCGGCACCTGGAACAACGCACCCTCAGGCGAAATATCGGGATCGAGGCCGCTGGCGGAGGTGGTGACGAGGTCGGCCGGCACCGCCGCGGAAGGATTTTCGCCGCTGAGCTTCTCAACGTCCGCCTTGACCCGGTCGTTCAGCGCCTTGCTGGTCGGACCGAGGTTGGAGCCGCCGGAATTGGCGGCGTTGTAGGGCGCCGACACGGTCTTGGTCGAATCGGCGGGATCAGGCGCCAGAGTAGCCGAAGGGCGGCCGTGGAAATATTTGTCGTCCTTGAACTCCTGCCCGATCAGGGCCGAGCCGATCACCTTGCCGTCCTTCTCGATCAGGCTGCCTTGCGCCTGTTTGGGAAAGATCACGCCGGCGATCGCGGTCATGGCGAGAGGATAGGCAAGGCCCGTAATGGCCGTGAGCAGGAGCAGAAGGAGGATAGCGGGGCGGACTTCTCTAAGCATGGTGTGTCTCCTATTTCTCCGTCATTGCGAGGAGCGGAGCGACGAAGCAATCCATACTTTCTGTGCGGATAAATGGATTGCTTCGCTGCGCTCGCAATGACGGCTGTGGTTAGGCCAGGTGCAGGGCCGCGACGACGAGGTCGATGGCCTTGATGCCGATAAAGGGAATGATGATGCCGCCGAGACCGTAGATCAAAAGGTTACGACGCAGCAGCGCGCCGGCGCCGACGGCGCGGTACGCCACGCCTTTCAGCGCCAGCGGAATCAGCGCGATGATGATCAGCGCATTGAAGATGATCGCCGACAGGATCGCGCTTTGCGGGCTGGCGAGTTGCATGACGTTGAGCACCTCGAGCTGCGGGTAGAACGCCAGGAACATCGCCGGGATGATGGCGAAATATTTGGCGACGTCGTTGGCGATCGAGAACGTGGTCAGTGCGCCACGGGTCATCAGCAATTGCTTGCCGATCTCGACCACCTCGATCAGCTTGGTCGGATTGGAATCGAGATCGACCATGTTGCCGGCTTCGCGCGCGGCCTGCGTGCCCGTGTTCATGGCGACGCCGACATCCGCTTGTGCAAGGGCCGGCGCGTCGTTGGTGCCGTCGCCGCACATCGCCACCAGCTTGCCCTTGGCCTGCTCGTCACGGATCAGCTTCAGCTTGTCTTCCGGCGTTGCCTGCGCCAGGAAATCGTCGACGCCGGCTTCGGCCGCGATGGCGGCAGCCGTCATCGGGTTGTCGCCGGTGATCATCACGGTGCGGATGCCCATGCGGCGTAGTTCGGCAAAGCGCTCGCGGATGCCGCCCTTGACGATATCCTTGAGGTGGATGACGCCGAGCAGGCGGCCGTCTTTCGCCACTGCGAGCGGCGTTCCGCCGGCCTTGGCGATCTCATCCGCGATGGTCTGGAGTTCGCGGGCGGCCTCCGTTCCGACGGTCGGCTGGATGGCGCGGACCGCATTGCCGCTCGCCATGGTCTGCGCCGTGCCGCCGCCGATGTAGTTGAGGATGGCATCCACCGCGCCCTTGCGGACCGACGACGATCCGGCGTCGATGCCGCTCATGCGGGTTTGCGCCGTAAATGGCACGAACGTCGCAGCAAGCTCATGCATGTCGCGGCCGCGGATGCCGTATTTCTCCTTCGCCAGCACCACGATCGAACGGCCTTCCGGCGTTTCGTCGGCGAGCGAGGCGAGCTGGGCCGCATCGGCCAGCTCCTGCTCGGTGACACCGCGCACGGTACGGAAGGCGGTGGCCTGGCGGTTGCCGAGTGTGATGGTACCGGTCTTGTCCAGCAACAGCGTATCGACGTCGCCCGCGGCCTCGACCGCGCGGCCGGACATCGCCAGCACGTTGAAGCGCACCAGCCGGTCCATGCCCGCAATGCCGATCGCCGACAGCAGCGCGCCGATGGTGGTCGGGATCAAGGTGACAAATAGTGCCACCAGCACGATCACCGATATAGAGCCGCCGGCATAGGCCGCGTAGCTCGGGATCGTCACGGTCGCAAATACGAAGATGATGGTCAATCCAGCCAGCAGGATGTTGAGCGCGATCTCGTTCGGCGTCTTCTGCCGCTCGGCGCCTTCGACCAGCTTGATCATGCGATCGATGAAGGTCGAGCCCTGGGCCGCAGTGATGCGGACGCGGATCCAGTCGGACAATACCTGCGTGCCGCCGGTCACCGCCGAGCGGTCGCCGCCGGATTCGCGGATCACGGGTGCGGATTCACCCGTGATCGCGGCCTCGTTGACGGAGGCGACGCCTTCGATGACCTCGCCGTCGGAGGGGATGTTGTCGCCGGCCTCGACCAGAACGATGTCGCCAACCCTCAGCGCGGTGCCGGGCACCAGACGAAAGGTCTTGTCGGACCCCGTCAGCAGCTTGGCCTGACTCTCGGTGCGGGTCTTCTTCAACGACTCGGCCTGCGCCTTGCCGCGGCCTTCGGCGACGGCTTCCGCGAAATTGGCGAACAGCACCGTGAACCACAGCCACAGGATGATCTGGAACGTGAATCCGAGATTTGCGCCGCCCGTGACGAGGTCGCGCAGGAAGATGACCGTGGTCAGCGCCGCCACGACCTCGACCACGAACATCACGGGATTCTTCATCATCAGCCGCGGATCGAGCTTGACGAAGGCCGATTTGATCGCAGGCACCAGGATCTTCGGGTCGAGCATCGTCGACGCCGTCACCTTTTTCTGCAGTTTCATGGCTTCCATGGACGTAACTCCGAAGAGGGATCGATCAGAACAGGGTGTTGGCGTTCATCGCGAGGTGTTCGACGATCGGACCGAGCGCCAGCGATGGGAAGAAGGTAAGGCCGCCCATGATCAGGATCACGCCGACGACGAGGCCGACAAACAGCCCGCCGGTGGTCGGGAACGTGCCCATCGATGGCGGAATTGATTTCTTCTCCGCGAGCGAGCCTGCAATCGCCATGGCCGGAACGATCATGAAGAAGCGGCCGATGAACATCGCCATCGCTCCGGTCAGATTGTAGAAGGGGGTGTTGCCGGTGAGGCCTGCGAAAGCAGAGCCGTTGTTGCCGGTTTGAGAGGTGTAGGCGTAGAGCACCTCGGTGAAGCCGTGGGGACCGGCATTGGCCATCGACGCTACAGCCGGCGGGAACACGACCGCGACTGCCGTCCAGCCAAGGATCATCAGCGGCAGGATCAGGATCGCAAGCATCGCCATCTTGACTTCGCGCGCTTCGATCTTCTTGCCGACATATTCAGGCGTACGCCCAACCATCAGTCCGGCGACGAAGATCGCCAGCACCACGAACAGCAGCATGCCATACATGCCGGCACCGACGCCGCCAACAATGATTTCACCGAGTTGGATGTTGATCAGCGGGATCATGCCACCAAGCGCGGTAAAGCTGTCATGCATGGCGTTGACCGCGCCGCAGGAGGCTGCCGTCGTGATGACCGCAAACAGGCTGGAGGCAACGATACCGAAGCGAACTTCCTTGCCTTCCATATTGCCGCCGGTCAGTCCCAGCGCCTGCATGGCCGATGTGCCGTTGGCTTCAGCCCAGTAGGTGATGCTAACGCCGGCGATGAACAGCACGCCCATCACGGCGAGAATTGCCCAGCCCTGGCGCTGGTTGCCGACCATGCGGCCGAACACGTTGGTGAGCGCCGCGCCGAGCGAGAAGATCGAGATCATCTGCACGAAGTTCGACAGCGCGGTCGGGTTTTCGTAGGGATGCGCGGCATTGGCATTGAAGAAGCCGCCGCCATTGGTTCCGAGCATCTTGATCGCGACCTGCGAGGCGACGGGCCCGACCGCAATGGTCTGCTTGGCGCCTTCCAGTGTCGTGGCTTCGACGTAAGCGCCCAGCGTCTGCGGCATGCCCTGCCACACCAGGAACAAGGAATAGACGATGCAGATCGGCAGCAGGACATAGAGAGTGCAGCGCGTCACATCGACCCAGAAATTGCCAATGGTGCGCATCGAGGAACGGGCGAAACCGCGGATCAGCGCTACCGCGAGCGCAATGCCAGTCGCAGCCGACAGGAAATTCTGGTGCGTCAAGCCCACCATCTGTGTCAGGTACGACAGCGTGCTTTCGCCGCCGTAGTTCTGCCAGTTGGTGTTGGTGATGAAGGAGATCGCCGTGTTGAAGGAGAGATCCGGGGCAACGGCAGATTGGTCCGCCGGATTGAACGGCAGCAGCGCTTGCAGTCGCATCAGCCCATAAATGACGAGGAAACCGCCGACATGGAACAGCAGCATGGCGACCGTATAGGTCAGCCAATGCTGCTCGCGCTTTTCGTCGACGCCGCCGATCCAGTACAGCCCGCGTTCGACCGGGCGCAGCACCGGGGACAGAAAGGTGGACTCGCCGTTGAAGACGCGGGTCATGTACCAGCCGAGCGGTTTGACCAGCGCGACCACGATGGCGCAATATAGAAGAATTTGAATCCAGCCGATGACGGTCATAGTCGGGAATCCTTCAGGATCTCTTTGCAGGCAGCAGGAGGTGAATGAGCGCAATCAGGAGCGCCGAGGTAACGACGAACGCCAGGACGACTTCGACCAGCGTAATCATGGCACGCTCAGAAGCGCTCGGGTCGCAGCAGCGCGTAGGTCAGGTAGAACAGCAGGCCCAGCGACACGAGCCCGGCGAGTGAATAATCGAAGATCATGGCTCTGCTCCGTTTACAGCCGTTCGCAGGCATAGGCATAACCAATGCCGGCCACGAAGAAGCCGAGGGCGAGCGCCAGCATGACAATGTCCAGCATGGGATGTTCCTGTGCGTCGTGAACCGCGGGCCGAACGACGGCTATCGCGTTTTCAGGGGCTGAGGTGCCACCAAGCGCATAGGTTTTCGAGGCGGGAGCAACGGCGACGTTATAGGAATCTCATAAAGGTCCCACTTCCCTTCTCCCCTTGTGGGAGAAGGTGCCTTCGCGGTACGCGAAGGCGGATGAGGGGTTCTCTCCGCGGATAGAGACCCCTCACCCGTCTCGAATGAGCTTACGCTCATTCGATCCACCCTCTCCCACAAGGGGAGAGGGGAAGCACTCTCCTTAAGAAATCCCTATATCTCCGTCCCTCGCCTCCTCTCGCTTTCAAATGGAGTTATGGCCAGCTTGGGGAATGCGGTTGCAATGACAGCCGCGCCATCAACGAGATAACGTCATGTCCCTTCTCTTAGGACGCCGGTTGCGTCACAGCCGACTTCCTGTCCGACATCATCTGCGCTACCTGCCGACGCTTTCCTGCGGCAGATCAGAATTTCAGAAGCGCCCGCATTGAGCGGCTGATCGAGTCGCAGGCGTGGACCGACGCAGCGCTGGCGTTGATCGACTTGGAGCTGCCGCAATCGCAATGATCAAGCGTTTCTGCCTGATCGCTCTGACCTCGTTTCTGGCATTAAGCGCCGTCGGCGGCATCGTCGCTTTGAAGACGGCGGCCTATCTCTCGCACTTTACCCATTGACGCGCGAACTGAACGCCGGCTGCGGCATGCCACGCTTCCCTGTCGCACGCGAAAACGGCGGCTAGCTGGTCAGCCTCCCAACCGCCGGCTGTTTGTTCGTTCTCCATCTGGTGCATGAAGAGTCGCTGACGTGATGGTGACCACACGGCCGGAACCCCGACTGCATTGACGGCAGGATTCCCGGTGCTAGCCTTCCGGGAAAACGTGCCTCGAAGCAAGTCGGCCGCAATCATTGAGGGACGGAAACCATGAATGTGACATCCACAGCCGTTGGAACGACCGTGCCCGCCAGCTCCGAAGGAGTCGTCGCGGCCGGCGTGTATGTCGATGGCCGGCGCGTTGCCAACATTGCCATCGAGGAAGCCTCGAGCTGGCGCAGCAAGCCGGGCCACGTGGTGTGGATCGGCCTGCATGAGCCGGACATGGCGCTGCTGAGCAGCGTGCAGCGGCAATTCGAGCTGCACGATCTAGCCATTGAGGATGCAGACCACGCCCATCAGCGGCCGAAGATCGAGCAATATGGCGACGCGCTGTTCATCGTGGCGCGCACCGCACAGCTCGACGGCGACAGCATCGCATTCGGCGAAACCCACTTGTTCGTCGGCGAAGGATATCTGGTTTCGGTCCGCCACGGTCCCTCGACATCCTACAAGCCGGTGCGCGAACGCTGCGAGAGCTGTCCGCGGGCGCTCGCCCGCGGCGAGGACTACATCCTCTATGCCATCCTCGATTTCATCGTCGACAATTACTCGCCGGTGCTCGAATCCATCCACGAAGAAGTTGAAGCCATGGAAGCGCAGGTGCTCGCGAGCGCGATGACGCGGGCGCAGATCGAGCGGCTGTACTTGCTGCGACGCGATCTGTTGCGGCTGCGAAATGCCGTCGGGCCCCTGGTCGAGGTCTGCCGCAAGCTCGAGCACGACAACCTGCCGATGGTGCGGTCCACCATGCGGCCGCTGTTCCGTGACGTCACGGACCACGTCCGCACGGTCCAGGAACACATCGACTCGCTTCGCGAGGTGCTCGCCTTTGCCTTTGAGGCGAGTCTTCTGGTCGGCCAGGCGCAGGAGACCGCCGTCTCCAAGAAACTCGCCTCATGGCTCGCCATCATTGCGGTCCCAACCGCGATTGCCGGTATCTACGGCATGAACTTCAAGAATATGCCGGAACTGCAGTGGGAATATGGCTATTTCACCGTGGTCGGAACGATCCTGATCGTGTGCGCAGGCTTGTTCTGGCGATTCCGGCGCGTCGGCTGGCTATGAGCTGACGGGCCGAAGGCCGTGTTTTCTCAACGGAAAACCGGTACCCACCTTGCGTGAGACGGTATAAAGTGCCGGTATGCCAACGATCCGGCAGACGGAACAGGTATCATGACTGCCATATCGGCGAGCCGAACAATTATCCCCTTGCTGGCGTTTGTTGCGGCCTGCGCCGTGACGCTGGCCTTCGCCATTCAGCACGCCCGCCGCGAGCCGTCGGCTGACGCCGGGGCTGCTACGATGGCGCCCGCGATCTCAAAACCTGCATCCGACGCGCGCGTGCAGGCCCCGGCCCCGCTCGCAACGGCGAAAGCAGAAGCAAACGCCGTCGTGGACGCGCTGATCGGATCGCCGCCACCGTCGGAGAACAGCGATGGCGTGCCGACGTTTGACGTTGCCCGGATCGAGCCGACAGGCGAAGCCGTGATCGCGGGTCGGGCAGCGCCGGGCGCAACGGTGGAACTGCTGCGCAACGGCGAACCGCACGATCGCGCGGTCGCCGATCAATCCGGACAATTCGTCATGATCGCGCCCCGGCTTCCTTCAGGCACTTACGACCTGACGCTGCGCTCCAGACAGCCCGACGGCACGCAGGCCACATCCAAACAAAGCGTGGCGGTGGCGCTTGAGCCGAGATCGACCGAACGGCCGGTCGTGGCGCTGATCACGCCGAACAAACCCACCGTCGTGCTGTCGCAACCGGCCACGGCAAAGCCGGCAGCCGGCGCAGTGGTTGTGGAAGCGGTCGAGATCGAGCCGGGCGGCAAGTTCCATGTGAGTGGACAGGCGCGCCCGGGTGCGGCGTTGAGACTTTATCTCAACGACAGCTTTATCGCGTCGCTAACGGCCGCCGCTGATGGACGTTTTGCGGTCACGATCAATGAAGGCGTCGCACCGGGCAGCTACCGTGTCAGGGTGGACGAGGCCTCAGCTTCCGGCGCGGTGCGCGCACGCGCCGAGGTGCCGTTCAACGCTCCTGAAACGACCGCATCCGTGTCGGCGCCGGCCAAGCGCCCGGACACAGCCGCTCCGCAACTGGCGGCCGCAGGAGATCCCGTTTTGCGAGACGGAGGCTCACCCCCCTCCACTGTGGTGATACCGAAGATCACGACAACCACCGTCTCCCGCGGCGATAGCCTCTGGCGTCTCAGCCAGCTTTCGTACGGCGCGGGCACGCGCTATGCGGTCATCTACAAGGCGAACCGGGAACAGATCCGCAATCCCAACCTGATCTATCCCGGCCAGGTCTTTGTCGTTCCCGCGCAGTGAAGCGCGGCCAGAGTGGCGACACCGTCACATCGCGGTTGAACTATTATCCCTCGCCTACTCCGCCGCCGACTGCAGCTCGACCTTTTCGGCTCGCACGGCGCAGAACTTGAATTCGGGGATCTTGCCGAATGGATCGAGCGCCGGGTTGGTCAACAGGTTGGCCGCCGCTTCCGCGTAGCAGAACGGCATGAACACCATGTTCTCCGGCACGTCGCGGTCGGAGCGTACCTTGACCTCCACCGCGCCACGGCGGGTCTCCAGGCGGATGAAATCGCCGGGCCACACGCTTAACCGCCGCATGTCCTTTGGCGACATGAACGCCACGGCCTCCGGCTCGATCTGATCGAGCACGCTGGCGCGGCGGGTCATCGAGCCGGTGTGCCAGTGTTCGAGCACGCGTCCCGTCGACAGCACCATCGGATATTCTGAATCGGGCACCTCGTCCGGCGCGATCACTTTCGCCGGCACGATCTTGCCGCGGCCGCTCGCAGTCGGGAAACCCGTGGTGAAAATGATCTCGTTGCCGGGCTTGTTCGGGTCGTCGACCGGGTAAGTCACCGCGCCCTCGCGCACCAGCCGGTCCCAGGTGATGTTCTTCAGCGATGGCATCACTTCCGTCATTTCGGTGAACACGTCGGCCGGGCCGTCGTAGTTCCACGGCAGGCCCATGCGCTTGCCGATTTCCTGGATGATCCAGAGATCCTGCCGTGCATCGCCCGGCGGCCGGATCACCTCGCGCGCGAGCTGCACGCGGCGGTCGGTGTTGGTGAAGGTGCCGCTCTTTTCAGCAAATGCCGAGGCCGGCAGGATCACGTCGGCATGGAACGCGGTCTCGGTGACGAAGAGATCCTGCACCACCAGATGGTCGAGCATGGCGAGCGCATGGCGCGCGTGTTGCAAATCGGGGTCCGACATCGCGGGGTTTTCGCCCTCGATGTACATGCCCGTAATCTCGCCGGCGTGGATCGCGTTCATGATCTCGACGACGGTGAGGCCACGCACCGGATCGAGGTCCTGATGCCAGAGTTTTTCAAAGGGCTCCCGCAGATCGGTGCGGCCGACCGGCTGGTAGTCCGGCAGGAACATCGGGATCAGGCCGGCGTCGGAAGCGCCCTGCACGTTGTTCTGGCCGCGCAGCGGATGCAGGCCGGTACCGGGACGGCCGACCTGGCCCGTCGTCAGCGCCAGTGCGATCAGGCAGCGCGCGTTATCGGTGCCGTGGATATGCTGGCTGATGCCCATCCCCCAGAAGATGATGGAGGCCTGCGAGCGGGCATAGACCCGCGCCACTTCCTTCAGCGTCTCGGCCGGAATGCCGCATATCGCTTCCATCTTCTCCGGCGGGAATTCCTTGATACGCTCGGCGAGCTCGTCAAAGCCTTCCGTATAGCCCGCGATATACTGCTGGTCGGTCAGCCCTTCGGTGATGATGGTGTGGAGCATCGCATTCAGCATCGCGACGTCGCTGCCGGGCTTGAACGCCAGATGCCGCCAGGCGTGGCGCGACAGCGACTGCCGGCGCGGATCCATCACGATCAGCTTGGCGCCGCGCTTGGCGGCATTCTTGATATAGGTCGCCGCCACCGGATGGTTCACGGTCGGGTTGGCGCCGATCACGATGATGACTTCGGCGTCCATGGCGGCAGAAAATGGCGCCGACACCGCGCCCGAGTTCAACCCTTCCATCAGCGCCGCCACCGATGAAGCGTGGCACAGCCGCGTGCAG encodes:
- a CDS encoding response regulator transcription factor — encoded protein: MNAPAIKVLVIDDEPPIRKLLRMGLSTQGYDILEASNGKIALEKLAEGPALIILDLGLPDIQGHDLLRMIRGRNESVPIVVLSSRGDEAGKVQALDLGADDYLTKPFGMDELLARMRAALRHQLQVQGERPVFRAGDLSVDLVRRIVKVGEREVKLSPKEYDLLRVLVQHAGKVLTHRFLLKELWDELTDAQYLRVYVRQLRQKIEADPERPQFVLTETGIGYRLRAPD
- a CDS encoding sensor histidine kinase KdpD — encoded protein: MANRDHEQRPSPDALLEAARRESDNTGRLKIFVGAAPGVGKTYEMLQSAHARRKAGADVVVGVVETHGRAETEALLQGLEVLPRKRISYKDQTLEEMDLDALIARRPQIALVDELAHTNAPGSRHPKRYLDVEELLSHGIDVYTAVNIQHIESLNDVVAQITHVRVRETVPDKVFDRADAIELIDLTPDDLIQRLKEGKVYVPKQAERALEHYFSPGNLTALRELALRRTAERVDEQLLTHMQANAIDGPWAAGERILVCVSEDPRAAGLVRYTRRLADRLHAQWTAISIETRRSLQLSDEQRDRLADTMRLAEALGGEALTIPGVGRRIADDVIHFAHANNVTQIIIGKSTRSWLFELTRGSVVHDLVRRAGNISVHVIAGDEEGVAKPEVQTAARQEPFNSRPYMMALLFVAIGLAAAVLIRPLFGGIENVDLVFLTAVVGVAVRFGLWPSLFASVAASLCYNFFFLPPVHTFTITDPTNVAAFFFFMLIAILVSNVAARVRSQADTAIGRVRTTESLYAFSRKLAGTATLDDVLWATAYQTALMLKVRVVLLLPEEGVLTVKSGYPPEDELDQADLAAANWAWSNDRPAGRGSDTLPGAKRLFLPMRTGRGAIGVIGIDDDRTGPLLTPDQRRLLDALVDQGALAIERVLLVEDMDRVKRTVESDRLRGALLTSISHDLKTPLASVLGAASTLRDFGAGLNDAQKNDLLATMIDESERLNRFIANLLDMTKLESGAIVPNTARHDVGEIVGSALRRAGKILVHHKVSLELGPNLPMLDLDAVLFEQVLFNLLDNAAKYAPPGTTISIRGARDQGTVSLHILDEGNGIPQAELESVFDKFYRAQKGDHVRPGTGLGLAISRGFVEAMHGTISAANRSDRSGAVISIRLPVPATDSALDTAA
- a CDS encoding K(+)-transporting ATPase subunit C translates to MLREVRPAILLLLLLTAITGLAYPLAMTAIAGVIFPKQAQGSLIEKDGKVIGSALIGQEFKDDKYFHGRPSATLAPDPADSTKTVSAPYNAANSGGSNLGPTSKALNDRVKADVEKLSGENPSAAVPADLVTTSASGLDPDISPEGALFQVPRVAKARNLPEDRVRQLVTENTKGRFAGILGEPRVNVLALNLALDAASK
- the kdpB gene encoding potassium-transporting ATPase subunit KdpB is translated as MEAMKLQKKVTASTMLDPKILVPAIKSAFVKLDPRLMMKNPVMFVVEVVAALTTVIFLRDLVTGGANLGFTFQIILWLWFTVLFANFAEAVAEGRGKAQAESLKKTRTESQAKLLTGSDKTFRLVPGTALRVGDIVLVEAGDNIPSDGEVIEGVASVNEAAITGESAPVIRESGGDRSAVTGGTQVLSDWIRVRITAAQGSTFIDRMIKLVEGAERQKTPNEIALNILLAGLTIIFVFATVTIPSYAAYAGGSISVIVLVALFVTLIPTTIGALLSAIGIAGMDRLVRFNVLAMSGRAVEAAGDVDTLLLDKTGTITLGNRQATAFRTVRGVTEQELADAAQLASLADETPEGRSIVVLAKEKYGIRGRDMHELAATFVPFTAQTRMSGIDAGSSSVRKGAVDAILNYIGGGTAQTMASGNAVRAIQPTVGTEAARELQTIADEIAKAGGTPLAVAKDGRLLGVIHLKDIVKGGIRERFAELRRMGIRTVMITGDNPMTAAAIAAEAGVDDFLAQATPEDKLKLIRDEQAKGKLVAMCGDGTNDAPALAQADVGVAMNTGTQAAREAGNMVDLDSNPTKLIEVVEIGKQLLMTRGALTTFSIANDVAKYFAIIPAMFLAFYPQLEVLNVMQLASPQSAILSAIIFNALIIIALIPLALKGVAYRAVGAGALLRRNLLIYGLGGIIIPFIGIKAIDLVVAALHLA
- the kdpA gene encoding potassium-transporting ATPase subunit KdpA — its product is MTVIGWIQILLYCAIVVALVKPLGWYMTRVFNGESTFLSPVLRPVERGLYWIGGVDEKREQHWLTYTVAMLLFHVGGFLVIYGLMRLQALLPFNPADQSAVAPDLSFNTAISFITNTNWQNYGGESTLSYLTQMVGLTHQNFLSAATGIALAVALIRGFARSSMRTIGNFWVDVTRCTLYVLLPICIVYSLFLVWQGMPQTLGAYVEATTLEGAKQTIAVGPVASQVAIKMLGTNGGGFFNANAAHPYENPTALSNFVQMISIFSLGAALTNVFGRMVGNQRQGWAILAVMGVLFIAGVSITYWAEANGTSAMQALGLTGGNMEGKEVRFGIVASSLFAVITTAASCGAVNAMHDSFTALGGMIPLINIQLGEIIVGGVGAGMYGMLLFVVLAIFVAGLMVGRTPEYVGKKIEAREVKMAMLAILILPLMILGWTAVAVVFPPAVASMANAGPHGFTEVLYAYTSQTGNNGSAFAGLTGNTPFYNLTGAMAMFIGRFFMIVPAMAIAGSLAEKKSIPPSMGTFPTTGGLFVGLVVGVILIMGGLTFFPSLALGPIVEHLAMNANTLF
- a CDS encoding K(+)-transporting ATPase subunit F, producing MIFDYSLAGLVSLGLLFYLTYALLRPERF